A single region of the Alteriqipengyuania flavescens genome encodes:
- the accC gene encoding acetyl-CoA carboxylase biotin carboxylase subunit, with protein MTITRILIANRGEIALRIHRAAHEMGIETVAVHSTADADAMHVRLADHAVCIGPPSATDSYLNQAAIISAAEISGCDAIHPGYGFLSENAKFAEIVEAHDIRWIGPKPEHIVTMGDKVAAKQTAGALGLPLVPGSDGAVSDYDEARTIAAEIGYPVIIKAASGGGGRGMKVCESEDQLESLMKQAGSEAKAAFGDATVYIEKYLGNPRHIEFQVFGDGKGNAIHLGERDCSLQRRHQKVLEEAPSPVLSEEDRMRMGETCAQAMRDMAYRGAGTIEFLWENGEFYFIEMNTRLQVEHPVTEAITGLDLVREQIRIAAGKPLSVTQDEVTFTGHAIECRINAEDPFTFAPSPGKVTYYHAAGGMHVRVDSGLYAGYSIPPYYDSMIAKLIVYGRSREKCIMRLKRALEEMVIEGVKTNVLLHRELLQQDDVLAGDYTIKWLEGWLKEREG; from the coding sequence ATGACGATTACGCGTATCCTGATCGCCAATCGCGGCGAGATCGCCCTGCGCATCCACCGTGCGGCGCACGAAATGGGGATCGAGACGGTCGCGGTGCATTCCACCGCCGATGCCGATGCCATGCACGTGCGGCTGGCCGACCACGCGGTGTGCATCGGCCCGCCGTCTGCCACCGACAGCTACCTCAACCAGGCCGCCATCATCTCCGCCGCCGAGATCAGCGGCTGCGACGCGATCCACCCCGGCTATGGCTTCCTGTCCGAAAACGCGAAATTCGCCGAGATCGTCGAGGCGCACGACATCCGCTGGATCGGCCCCAAGCCCGAACACATCGTCACGATGGGCGACAAGGTCGCGGCCAAGCAGACCGCCGGTGCGCTCGGCCTGCCGCTCGTCCCCGGCAGCGACGGCGCGGTGAGCGACTACGACGAGGCCCGCACGATCGCGGCCGAGATCGGCTATCCCGTGATCATCAAGGCCGCCAGCGGCGGCGGCGGGCGCGGCATGAAAGTGTGCGAGAGCGAGGACCAGCTGGAAAGCCTGATGAAACAGGCCGGCAGCGAGGCGAAGGCCGCATTCGGCGACGCCACGGTCTATATCGAGAAATATCTCGGCAACCCGCGCCACATCGAATTCCAGGTTTTCGGTGATGGCAAGGGCAACGCCATCCACCTCGGCGAACGCGACTGTTCGCTCCAGCGCCGCCACCAGAAAGTGCTGGAGGAAGCGCCCTCTCCCGTCCTGTCGGAAGAGGACCGGATGCGGATGGGCGAAACCTGCGCGCAGGCGATGCGCGACATGGCCTATCGCGGGGCAGGCACGATCGAATTCCTGTGGGAAAACGGCGAGTTCTACTTCATCGAGATGAACACGCGCCTGCAGGTCGAACACCCGGTGACCGAAGCGATCACCGGCCTCGACCTCGTGCGCGAGCAGATCCGTATCGCAGCCGGCAAGCCATTGTCGGTCACGCAGGACGAAGTCACCTTCACCGGCCACGCGATCGAATGCCGGATCAACGCCGAGGACCCATTCACCTTCGCGCCGAGCCCCGGCAAGGTCACTTACTACCACGCCGCTGGCGGCATGCATGTGCGCGTCGATAGCGGCCTGTACGCGGGCTATTCGATCCCACCCTATTACGACAGCATGATCGCAAAGCTGATCGTCTACGGTCGCAGTCGCGAGAAATGCATCATGCGCCTCAAGCGCGCGCTGGAGGAAATGGTGATCGAAGGGGTCAAAACCAACGTCCTCCTGCACCGCGAACTCCTGCAGCAGGACGACGTGCTCGCCGGCGACTACACGATCAAGTGGCTGGAAGGATGGCTAAAAGAGCGCGAGGGTTGA
- a CDS encoding glycosyltransferase: MNGQIPSIAGKRIVLLTASASRLGGGVAEAVIAHARMVRGLGAEPVVLALDDEHGEEDRPRYGDVPLRLVGVQGPRRFGYSRSFRRNLDALDPDLVHLHGIWMYPSKAALDWRRRTGKPLVISPHGMLAPWITARGRLQKAVARALYERSGWSEASVMHALTGAEAKDIASESGRTDSAVIPNAAPVMPRGADLRPPMALYLGRIHPKKNLGALLDGWDMADKPDSARLVIAGWGAPEDVAQLERRVASSPCAEFVGPVHGQAKEALVGEARFMVLPSLSEGLPMAILEAWAAGTPVLMSEECNLPEGFTARAAIDCGTDASSIAAVLTKALNIPTATWRKMSQTATGLAQGPFAPETVAQEWAALYARLMENA; this comes from the coding sequence GTGAACGGCCAGATTCCCTCGATTGCCGGCAAGCGGATCGTGCTGCTGACCGCTTCGGCCTCGCGCCTCGGCGGCGGGGTCGCGGAAGCGGTCATCGCCCATGCGCGCATGGTGCGCGGTCTTGGGGCGGAGCCGGTGGTCCTCGCCCTCGATGACGAGCATGGGGAAGAGGACCGGCCGCGCTATGGCGACGTTCCGCTGCGGCTCGTCGGGGTGCAGGGGCCGCGGCGTTTCGGCTACTCGCGCTCCTTCAGGCGCAACCTGGATGCGCTCGATCCGGACCTCGTCCACCTGCACGGTATCTGGATGTACCCTTCGAAGGCCGCGCTCGACTGGCGCCGGCGGACGGGAAAGCCGCTGGTCATTTCGCCCCACGGCATGCTCGCACCGTGGATCACGGCTCGCGGGCGGCTGCAGAAAGCGGTGGCGAGGGCGCTGTACGAGCGCAGCGGCTGGAGCGAGGCGAGCGTCATGCACGCGCTGACCGGAGCGGAAGCGAAGGACATCGCGTCCGAAAGCGGCCGCACCGACAGCGCGGTCATTCCCAATGCCGCACCCGTCATGCCGCGCGGCGCCGACCTCCGCCCGCCGATGGCGCTCTACCTGGGCCGGATCCACCCGAAGAAGAACCTCGGCGCATTGCTGGACGGGTGGGACATGGCCGACAAGCCCGACAGCGCGCGACTGGTCATCGCCGGGTGGGGGGCGCCGGAAGATGTGGCGCAGCTCGAAAGGCGCGTGGCGTCGTCGCCCTGCGCGGAGTTTGTCGGCCCCGTGCACGGGCAGGCGAAGGAGGCTCTGGTCGGCGAAGCGCGTTTCATGGTGCTGCCCTCGCTCAGCGAAGGCCTGCCGATGGCGATCCTGGAGGCTTGGGCAGCGGGCACGCCGGTGCTGATGAGCGAGGAATGCAACCTGCCCGAAGGCTTTACCGCCCGCGCGGCGATCGATTGCGGTACAGACGCAAGCAGCATCGCTGCCGTGCTGACAAAGGCGCTAAATATCCCGACCGCAACCTGGCGCAAGATGTCGCAGACCGCGACGGGCCTTGCGCAAGGCCCCTTCGCGCCCGAAACCGTGGCGCAGGAGTGGGCGGCGCTTTATGCGCGCCTGATGGAGAACGCATGA
- a CDS encoding LbetaH domain-containing protein, with protein sequence MSERPVFDPLSGPPALPLRNKVGRVVWMAVWLVLARWTPPPLHGWRRFVLRLFGAQIGAGTRIYASVSVWLPRNLVIGGRCLVGPGVRLYNQGRITIGDRCVISQRAYLCASTHDHRDPAFPLVTRPVAIGDGCWIAAEAFVGPGATMEDGAVLGARGVLNGTAEAGAIYAGNPAIKVGDRGG encoded by the coding sequence ATGAGCGAACGCCCGGTTTTCGATCCGCTGTCCGGACCGCCGGCTTTACCGCTGCGCAACAAGGTGGGGCGCGTTGTGTGGATGGCCGTTTGGCTGGTACTCGCGCGCTGGACCCCGCCGCCCCTGCATGGCTGGCGGCGCTTCGTCCTGCGGCTGTTCGGGGCGCAAATCGGCGCGGGAACGCGCATTTATGCCAGCGTGTCCGTCTGGCTGCCGCGCAACCTTGTGATCGGGGGGCGATGTCTGGTCGGGCCGGGCGTGCGACTTTATAACCAGGGCCGCATCACCATCGGCGACCGCTGCGTGATCAGCCAGCGCGCGTATCTGTGTGCCAGCACGCACGATCACCGTGACCCGGCTTTCCCGCTGGTGACCCGGCCTGTCGCGATCGGCGATGGCTGCTGGATCGCTGCCGAAGCCTTCGTAGGTCCCGGTGCCACAATGGAGGACGGTGCGGTCCTCGGCGCGCGCGGCGTGCTGAACGGCACCGCGGAAGCCGGTGCGATCTACGCCGGCAACCCTGCCATCAAGGTCGGTGATCGAGGGGGCTGA
- a CDS encoding type II 3-dehydroquinate dehydratase, which translates to MTDTVYVLNGPNLNLLGLREPEIYGDTTLDEIAGMLEDRGRELGLSIDMRQSNHEGHLVDWLHEAQAEGAKAVLLNAAAYTHTSIALLDAIKAIVTPVFEVHLSDPSTREEFRHRSYVGMAARECFQGHGAKSYLLALEAAAAL; encoded by the coding sequence ATGACCGATACCGTCTATGTCCTCAACGGCCCCAACCTCAATCTCCTCGGCCTGCGCGAGCCGGAGATCTACGGCGACACCACGCTCGACGAGATTGCCGGGATGCTGGAAGACCGGGGCCGCGAACTGGGCCTGTCCATCGACATGCGCCAGTCCAACCACGAAGGCCACCTGGTTGACTGGCTGCACGAGGCGCAGGCCGAAGGAGCGAAGGCCGTGCTGCTGAATGCCGCGGCCTATACTCACACCTCCATCGCCCTGCTCGACGCGATCAAGGCGATCGTGACGCCGGTGTTCGAAGTGCATTTGTCCGATCCCTCGACGCGGGAGGAATTCCGCCATCGTTCCTATGTCGGCATGGCGGCGCGCGAGTGCTTCCAGGGGCACGGTGCGAAAAGCTACCTCCTCGCGCTGGAGGCGGCAGCAGCCCTTTGA
- the secD gene encoding protein translocase subunit SecD — MLDFPRWKKIFLWAITIAVMVAALPSLVSLAGGDWPEESLPDPEVALGLDLAGGSHLLLEADASQVAQTRLESLESSVENALDDADPRIRFGDMSTSNNRLSFILDDPSQLDAAREELLPILSGTGVTRDWDLAVSDGNRITLTPTQAGLDAAVNTALDAATDVVRRRIDGLGTREPTIIRQGDTRIVVQVPGFNDPEGLKTLLGETAQMEFKLVDPERQEPVPIAQAAIAPAGMQFLPYDEEDEMAGYGHYVRRLGGISGERLTNSQQGFDQQTNAPVVNIQFDGQGGAQFARLSRENVGRRFAIILDDKIISAPSFEEPILGGAARISGNFTVDSANALAISLNSGALPVDLTVVEERTVGPDLGADSIRKGIVAMGIGSLLVVLLMIATYGRFGVYATIALVINVLMILGIMAVMGTTLTLPGIAGFVLTIGAAVDANVLINERIREERAKGRRVFTAVENGYREASRAIYDANVTNFIAGVLLFLFGSGPVRGFAVVLIIGLFTSVFTAVVLTRMWVAGWLRAKRPNDLAL, encoded by the coding sequence ATGCTCGATTTTCCGCGCTGGAAGAAGATTTTCCTCTGGGCCATCACCATCGCGGTGATGGTCGCCGCGCTCCCCTCACTGGTCAGCCTGGCCGGGGGCGACTGGCCCGAAGAGAGCCTGCCCGATCCCGAAGTCGCCCTGGGTCTCGACCTTGCCGGCGGCAGCCACCTGCTGCTGGAGGCAGATGCTTCGCAAGTCGCGCAGACGCGCTTGGAATCGCTGGAAAGCTCGGTCGAAAACGCCCTCGACGATGCCGATCCGCGCATCCGGTTCGGCGACATGTCGACCAGCAACAACCGCCTGAGCTTCATCCTCGACGATCCCAGCCAGCTGGACGCGGCGCGGGAGGAATTGCTGCCGATCCTTTCGGGCACCGGCGTAACGCGCGACTGGGACCTTGCGGTGTCCGACGGCAACCGCATTACGCTGACCCCGACGCAGGCCGGTTTGGACGCGGCGGTGAACACCGCGCTCGACGCCGCGACCGACGTCGTTCGTCGCCGTATCGATGGCCTCGGCACGCGCGAGCCCACCATCATTCGTCAGGGCGACACCCGCATCGTGGTGCAGGTGCCGGGCTTCAACGATCCGGAAGGGCTGAAGACGCTGCTGGGCGAAACCGCGCAGATGGAATTCAAGCTGGTCGACCCCGAACGGCAGGAACCCGTGCCGATCGCACAGGCCGCGATCGCGCCGGCCGGCATGCAGTTTCTGCCGTATGACGAGGAGGACGAGATGGCCGGCTATGGCCACTATGTCCGTCGCCTCGGCGGGATTTCGGGTGAGCGGCTGACCAATTCGCAGCAGGGCTTCGACCAGCAGACCAACGCGCCGGTGGTGAACATCCAGTTCGACGGGCAGGGCGGGGCGCAATTCGCCCGGTTGAGCCGCGAGAACGTGGGCCGCCGCTTCGCGATCATCCTCGACGACAAGATCATCTCCGCGCCCAGCTTCGAAGAACCGATCCTTGGTGGCGCGGCCCGCATTTCCGGCAATTTCACCGTGGACAGCGCCAATGCGCTGGCGATTTCGCTGAATTCGGGCGCGCTCCCGGTCGACCTGACCGTGGTGGAAGAGCGCACCGTGGGGCCTGATCTTGGTGCCGATTCGATCCGCAAGGGTATCGTCGCGATGGGCATCGGCAGCCTGCTCGTCGTGCTGCTGATGATCGCCACTTATGGCCGCTTCGGCGTCTATGCGACGATCGCGCTGGTCATCAACGTGCTCATGATCCTCGGCATCATGGCGGTGATGGGCACCACGCTGACACTGCCCGGCATCGCTGGCTTCGTGCTCACCATCGGCGCGGCGGTGGACGCCAACGTGCTGATCAACGAACGTATCCGCGAGGAACGGGCCAAGGGCAGGCGGGTCTTCACCGCGGTGGAGAACGGCTATCGCGAGGCAAGCCGCGCGATCTACGACGCCAACGTGACCAACTTCATCGCCGGCGTTCTGCTGTTCCTGTTCGGCTCCGGCCCGGTGCGCGGCTTTGCGGTCGTTCTCATCATCGGCCTGTTCACTTCCGTTTTCACCGCCGTCGTGCTGACCCGCATGTGGGTCGCCGGCTGGCTGCGGGCCAAGCGCCCCAACGACCTGGCACTGTGA
- the yajC gene encoding preprotein translocase subunit YajC — protein MTTFILAAATSGAEAPPAWMQFAPLVAMGLIFYFLLIRPGMKRQREHREKVEGLKKGDQVVTAGGLVGKITKVDDHYVTIDLGGGTKVQAVRHTIGDVIDPGTKPAAND, from the coding sequence ATGACCACATTCATTCTCGCCGCCGCAACATCGGGTGCGGAAGCGCCGCCCGCATGGATGCAGTTCGCACCGCTGGTGGCGATGGGCCTGATCTTCTATTTCCTGCTGATCCGCCCGGGCATGAAGCGCCAGCGCGAACATCGGGAGAAAGTGGAAGGGTTGAAAAAGGGCGATCAGGTCGTCACCGCCGGCGGGCTGGTCGGCAAGATCACCAAGGTCGACGATCACTATGTCACCATCGACCTCGGCGGCGGCACCAAGGTCCAGGCCGTGCGGCACACCATCGGCGACGTGATCGATCCGGGCACGAAGCCCGCCGCGAACGACTGA
- a CDS encoding Lrp/AsnC family transcriptional regulator encodes MANLDQIDQRLLAELQDEGRITNVELAQRVGLTAPPCLRRVRALEEQGIIRGYHADLDPSKLGFAITVFAMVSLRSQAEDDLRAFEDHIQTLPEVRECHMLNGEIDFILKIVSRDLQSFQEFLTGKLTPAPNVSSVKTSLTIRTSKHEPGVPLE; translated from the coding sequence ATGGCCAATCTCGACCAGATCGACCAGCGCCTGCTGGCCGAATTGCAGGACGAGGGGCGAATCACGAATGTGGAACTGGCCCAGCGCGTCGGCCTGACCGCGCCGCCATGCCTGCGCCGCGTGCGCGCGCTGGAAGAGCAGGGGATCATTCGCGGCTATCACGCGGACCTCGACCCGTCGAAGCTGGGCTTTGCCATCACCGTGTTCGCCATGGTCAGCCTGCGCAGCCAGGCGGAAGACGACCTGCGCGCATTCGAGGATCACATCCAGACCCTGCCCGAAGTGCGCGAATGCCACATGCTCAACGGCGAGATCGACTTCATCCTGAAGATCGTCAGCCGCGACTTGCAGAGCTTCCAGGAATTCCTGACCGGCAAGCTGACGCCCGCGCCGAACGTTTCGAGCGTCAAGACCAGCCTGACGATCCGCACCAGCAAGCACGAACCCGGCGTCCCGCTGGAGTGA
- the accB gene encoding acetyl-CoA carboxylase biotin carboxyl carrier protein, whose protein sequence is MNVDTGMVRELAELLAETGLTEIEVEDGNRKVRVSRGAVPAPMAAAPAMAAAPAPAAAPAPAAADAAPADAPASTADAVKSPMVGTVYLAPEPGAADFIKVGDSVKEGDTLVIVEAMKVMNPITAPASGTVKEILVANAQPVEFDQPLVVVA, encoded by the coding sequence ATGAACGTGGACACCGGCATGGTCCGGGAACTGGCCGAACTGCTGGCCGAAACCGGGCTCACCGAAATCGAGGTCGAGGACGGCAACCGCAAGGTCCGCGTATCGCGCGGCGCAGTCCCGGCGCCGATGGCCGCAGCCCCTGCCATGGCCGCCGCACCGGCTCCCGCAGCCGCTCCTGCCCCGGCGGCAGCCGATGCTGCCCCGGCCGATGCGCCCGCCAGTACCGCCGACGCGGTGAAGTCGCCGATGGTCGGCACCGTCTATCTCGCCCCCGAACCCGGCGCTGCCGACTTCATCAAGGTCGGCGACAGCGTGAAGGAAGGCGATACGCTGGTCATAGTGGAAGCGATGAAGGTGATGAACCCCATCACGGCCCCTGCATCGGGCACGGTGAAGGAAATCCTGGTCGCCAACGCCCAGCCGGTCGAATTCGACCAGCCGCTGGTGGTGGTGGCCTGA
- the secF gene encoding protein translocase subunit SecF, with the protein MRLLKLVPDDTNIKFLKWRVPFYVVSLILIALSWFFVWNNGLNYGVDFAGGQEVRVTFEGREEAPIPELRQQIGALGYGDPVIQRFGEANQVSIRVRLPAEAEGVPGAATAIGNEVIGAIEGEYDQVRRDGNDTVSGKVASEFREKAGLALLAAMLAIAIYIWVRFEWQFGVGALFALFHDVSLTLGLFALLQWEFSLQIIAAILAIIGYSLNDTIVVYDRIRENLKKYRKMPVPELLDLSVNETLARTVMTSLTLLVALIPLLFFGPESLFGLTAAIVLGIFVGTYSSVYMAAPILIWLGVTSDSFVPQETEADLQERKARGEA; encoded by the coding sequence ATGCGTCTGCTCAAGCTCGTCCCCGACGATACCAATATCAAGTTCCTGAAGTGGCGCGTACCGTTCTACGTGGTCAGCCTGATCCTGATCGCGCTGAGCTGGTTCTTCGTGTGGAACAACGGCCTCAACTACGGCGTCGATTTCGCCGGCGGTCAGGAAGTCCGCGTGACCTTCGAAGGGCGCGAGGAAGCGCCTATTCCCGAATTGCGCCAGCAGATCGGTGCGCTCGGTTACGGCGACCCCGTCATCCAGCGTTTCGGCGAAGCGAACCAGGTGTCGATCCGCGTCCGCCTGCCGGCCGAGGCGGAAGGCGTGCCCGGTGCCGCGACCGCCATCGGTAACGAGGTGATCGGCGCGATCGAGGGCGAATACGACCAGGTCCGGCGCGACGGCAACGACACCGTCTCGGGCAAGGTCGCCAGCGAATTCCGCGAGAAGGCGGGCCTCGCCCTCCTGGCCGCCATGCTGGCCATCGCGATCTACATCTGGGTGCGCTTCGAATGGCAGTTCGGCGTCGGCGCGCTGTTCGCGCTGTTCCACGACGTGTCGCTGACACTGGGGCTGTTCGCGCTGTTGCAATGGGAATTCAGCCTGCAGATCATCGCCGCGATCCTGGCGATCATCGGCTATTCGCTGAACGACACCATCGTGGTCTACGACCGCATCCGCGAAAATCTGAAGAAATACCGCAAGATGCCGGTCCCCGAACTGCTCGACCTGTCGGTAAACGAGACGCTGGCGCGGACCGTGATGACCAGCCTCACGCTGCTCGTCGCGCTGATCCCGCTGCTGTTCTTCGGACCCGAAAGCCTGTTCGGCCTGACCGCCGCCATCGTGCTGGGCATTTTTGTGGGTACCTACAGCTCCGTCTACATGGCCGCGCCGATCCTGATCTGGCTGGGCGTGACGAGCGACAGCTTCGTGCCGCAGGAAACCGAGGCAGACCTCCAGGAACGAAAGGCCCGCGGCGAAGCCTGA
- a CDS encoding holin family protein, with translation MSIIDSLIGPIASIIDKIIPDKEARERAKLELIKLEGTQELKTIEVRLAAIVAEAGSRDPWTSRARPSFLYVMYTMLLASLPMGVLAAFNPDTAREIAAGMNAYLNGLPEPLYALFGTGYLGYTAARQWGKIKGVEG, from the coding sequence ATGTCCATCATCGATTCCCTCATCGGCCCCATCGCCAGCATCATCGACAAGATCATCCCCGACAAGGAAGCGCGCGAAAGGGCCAAGCTGGAGCTCATCAAGCTCGAAGGCACGCAGGAGCTGAAGACGATCGAGGTTCGCCTCGCCGCCATCGTCGCCGAGGCCGGCAGCCGCGATCCGTGGACCAGCCGCGCGCGGCCGAGCTTCCTCTATGTGATGTACACCATGCTGCTCGCTTCGCTGCCGATGGGCGTGCTCGCCGCTTTCAATCCCGACACCGCGCGGGAAATCGCCGCCGGCATGAACGCCTATCTCAACGGCCTGCCCGAACCGCTCTATGCCCTCTTCGGCACCGGCTATCTCGGCTACACCGCTGCGCGCCAGTGGGGAAAGATCAAGGGCGTGGAAGGCTGA